A single region of the Trichoplusia ni isolate ovarian cell line Hi5 chromosome 24, tn1, whole genome shotgun sequence genome encodes:
- the LOC113505186 gene encoding uncharacterized protein LOC113505186: MWTLVIASLLVLGATSSQARASEPVSRLDHENLLRPNEILANHMRNVLAHMKALKVSVHPRIRHLYELLQRDIEYGRRQSVRGAGGPRDLPPPPRRPGYDINKLNRIYTTQADS; the protein is encoded by the exons ATGTGGACTCTCGTGATCGCTTCTCTCCTGGTGCTGGGCGCT ACGTCGTCGCAGGCGCGAGCGAGCGAGCCTGTGTCGCGGCTCGACCACGAGAACCTCCTGCGACCCAACGAGATCCTCGCCAACCAT ATGCGTAACGTGCTGGCTCACATGAAGGCGCTGAAGGTGTCGGTGCACCCGCGCATCCGGCACCTGTACGAGCTGCTGCAGCGCGACATCGAGTACGGGCGGAGGCAGAGCGTGCGCGGGGCGGGCGGGCCGCGCGACCTgccgcccccgccgcgccgccccgGCTACGACATCAACAAACTCAACAGGATCTACACCACGCAGGCTGACTCCTGA